In a genomic window of Occallatibacter riparius:
- a CDS encoding transposase, whose product MRTRVMRLEHAITEAVKLASAALQQVINDLQALRGIADISAVTLAAELGKVSRLASAREMMGYCGAVPSEDSSGKRIRRGGITKWAMRTCDESSAKQRGAIVGHRASGMAC is encoded by the coding sequence ATGCGTACGCGGGTGATGCGTCTGGAGCATGCCATCACCGAAGCAGTGAAGCTGGCCTCAGCCGCTTTGCAGCAAGTCATCAATGACCTGCAGGCGCTTCGCGGTATCGCAGATATCTCGGCTGTGACCCTTGCGGCCGAGCTGGGCAAGGTATCTCGTCTTGCCAGTGCTCGAGAGATGATGGGTTATTGCGGAGCGGTGCCGAGCGAAGACTCTAGTGGCAAGCGAATCAGGCGCGGGGGCATCACTAAATGGGCAATGCGCACCTGCGACGAATCGTCGGCGAAGCAGCGTGGAGCTATCGTCGGTCATCGTGCATCTGGTATGGCTTGCTGA